AGCCCGTGCGACAGATAGTCGAGCCCCTCCAGTCCAAACAACGCAAAGGGCCGCAGCCTGGCAATGCCGCCAACGCCTTCGGTCAGAATGGATTCGGGCAGCTTGCCCGGCCCCACCATGGTGGGTAGCACCAGCGTAAAAAACCACACCCCAAACCCCGCCAGCAGGCCCACGGTAGCGCCCCGCCGGGTGCCGCCCTTCCAATACAGCCCGCCCAGCACGGCCGGCACAAATTGAGCTACTGCCGCAAACGACACGAGCCCGGTATTCACCAGCGGCAGCTGCTTGCCCACCTCGGCGTAGTAGCCGTAGGCCAGCAGCAACACGGCCACCACGGCCAGGCGGCGGCTTTGGAGCGCCACCCGGCCCAGGTAGGCAAACCATCGCGTTTGAAGGGCGGGGCGGGCCGCCGGCACGCGCACCAGCAGCGGCATGAGCAGGTGGTTGCTCATCATCACGCTCAGGGCAATGGTTTCGACGATAATCATGCTGCTGGCCGCCGAGAGCCCGCCCAGGTACGTGAGCAGCGCCAGCCAGGAATGCCCCGCCGAAAGCGGCAAGGCGAGCACAAACGTATCAGCATCGAGCCCGCTGGCCCCCAGGCGCAGCATGCCGCCAAACGCCACGGGCAGCACAAAAAGGTTGATGACGATGAGGTAGAGCGGAAACAGCCACATGGCCTTGCGCAGGTGGTTTTCGTCCACGTTTTCCACCACGGCCACCTGAAACTGCCGGGGCAGCAGCAGCACCGCCGACATGCTGAGCACCAGCAGCGTAAACCACGCCGCACCGCTGGTGCCGCTGCCCTGCAGCGTGAACAGCTGCCGCAGAGCTGGCACCGCGGCGGCCTGGTCAAACACATCGGCGAACCCGCCGAACAGCCCAAACGTGACAAATAGGCCCAGCGCCAGAAACGCCACCAGCTTGAGCAGGCTTTCCACCGCTACGGCCAGCACAATGCCTTCGTGGCGCTCGGTGGCCTCGACTGACCGCACCCCAAACAGGATGGTGAACACGGCCAGGGCCCCTGTGGTGTACAGGGCGGTGGCCGCGGCCGGCCCAGCCGCGCCGGCCGGGCTGCCGGTCATGGTCACGAATGAGGCCGCAATGGCTTTGATTTGCAGGGCGATGTAGGGCACGATGCCCAAGACGCACACCGCCGTGACGAGGGCGCCCAGGGAGGCGCTTTTGCCGTAACGTGCCGAGATAAAATCGGCAATAGACGTGAGCCGCTGCTGCCGGCAAACCCGAATGATTTTGCGCAGCACGAGCCACCACGCCGGGGCCAGCAAGGTAGGCCCGAGGTAAATGCTCACGAACTCGATACCGTGGGTGGCGGCCCGGCCTACGCTGCCATAGTACGTCCAGGCGGTGCAGTACACGGCCATGCTCAGGGCGTACACGTAGGGGTTGCTCACCAGGCTTTTGCGCGCCGCCGAGCGTCGTTCGGCCGCGTAGGCCACGCCGAAAAGCAGGGCCAAGTAGCCGAAGGAGAAGGCAATGACGAGCAGCTTGGACATGTAGCCGATAAACAGTTAAATAAGACCCAACACAAGGCGGCCCCAACGCTCGGGCACTGCAGGCTCCCGCTTACTCCTCGCGGCGCTTGCGCACCAGATAGGCGGTCAGGCCCACCAATAAAAACCACATCAGTAAGACGTACAAGTACAGGACCGGCACCCCTCCTACCCGCTTGTCCTGGTCGAAAACGCCTAGCAGCGGAAAACTAAGCATTACCCCAAACAAAACGCTGAGGAATAGCAGGCGCTGGCCCCGGCGCGGTTCGGCTTGCTCGGGGCGCGTGCGGGGCGGCGTGGGTAATTCGGGCTTGGTGAGCATGGGCGGGCGCTGCGTATGGATACGGCAGCCCTTCAATTTAACGGAAAAGCCGCCAGCCCAATGGACCAGCGGCTTTTTTAAGGTTGGCCAAAGCCGAAAAATCGTGCTTTATGCCACCGGAGTGGGCTGGTCGGCCATGAGTTTTACGTTGCGCACGTCCTTCATTTTGGCCGTTCCATACAGGAAGCAGATGGCGGCAATGACCACCGGGTACACCAGGCCGAAATAGATGCTGTGCTCCTTCAGGAAACCCGAGGGCTGGGCAGCGGCATAGGCCACCATCGAGGTCGAAATTAAGGGCACGAGACCCCCAAAGATGCCGTTGCCAATGTGGTAGGGCACCGACAGTGAGGTGTAGCGCACCTTGGTGGGGAACAGCTCCACTAGGTAAGCGGCAATGGGGCCGTACACCATGGTCACGAACAGCACCAGGCAGAACACCAGCACAATCATGGGGAACATCTGGTAGTTGTTGGCCACCATCACGGCGGGCACTACGGCGCCAGCGGCGTCTACCGTGGCGGGCGTTTTTTCCACGGCTGGGCCGGCAAACTGCGTGAGGCCGTAGAAGATGGGAATGGTGAACAGCACGCCGCACAGCATGCCCGTCATAATGATGCGCTTGCGCCCGATGCGGTCCGAAAGGCTACCGAAGTACACGAAGAAGGGCGTGGCGGCCAGCAGGGCCACGCACAGGATAATGCTGGCCGGAATCTGCTCCAGCTTCAGCACCGTTTGCAGGTAGAAGTAGGCGTAG
This region of Hymenobacter sedentarius genomic DNA includes:
- a CDS encoding sensor histidine kinase, which encodes MSKLLVIAFSFGYLALLFGVAYAAERRSAARKSLVSNPYVYALSMAVYCTAWTYYGSVGRAATHGIEFVSIYLGPTLLAPAWWLVLRKIIRVCRQQRLTSIADFISARYGKSASLGALVTAVCVLGIVPYIALQIKAIAASFVTMTGSPAGAAGPAAATALYTTGALAVFTILFGVRSVEATERHEGIVLAVAVESLLKLVAFLALGLFVTFGLFGGFADVFDQAAAVPALRQLFTLQGSGTSGAAWFTLLVLSMSAVLLLPRQFQVAVVENVDENHLRKAMWLFPLYLIVINLFVLPVAFGGMLRLGASGLDADTFVLALPLSAGHSWLALLTYLGGLSAASSMIIVETIALSVMMSNHLLMPLLVRVPAARPALQTRWFAYLGRVALQSRRLAVVAVLLLAYGYYAEVGKQLPLVNTGLVSFAAVAQFVPAVLGGLYWKGGTRRGATVGLLAGFGVWFFTLVLPTMVGPGKLPESILTEGVGGIARLRPFALFGLEGLDYLSHGLFWSWLVNIGLYVGLSLAQPPTALELRQADVFVDVFIRRSLAEEVAGWQGRTAFPDVRALLLGFLGKKRTNQALRAFSARFPNAIPAKIQPNGTAPQDLASADPRLLTYAEKLLAGSLGPASARMLVASVAGAEQISYDSVVGILRESQQLLEANRQLQKQSRQLQRLTEELRAAYVQLQALDQRKDEFLYTVTHELRTPLTSIRALAEILADNPDLEEPERRRFQLTIGREAERLTRLISLVLDLEKFESGQATLERNPVPVPELLEEAVDTVGQLLREKHIALDLAIPPDLPELPADRDRLMQVLVNLLSNAIKACRPDGSGRIRLTVACSEYPLEAHPGIHAQVLTLTIADNGKGIATAEQEHIFEKFFQARHQTTRKPEGTGLGLAITKKIVELHHGRLWVESQPNQGATFYVQLPLENTPELVS